The nucleotide sequence GTCAGTGCTTGTATTATTGCGACTTTGGGATTATTGATGAATAGTACCGGTGTGATTATCGGAGCAATGATAGTTGCACCTTTAATGATGCCTTTAAGGGGTTTGGCATTGGGAGCTTTAGAAGCGGATATAAAATTGTTAGCTCGCAGTTTAATGACGTTAGGAATCGCTACTTTAGTTTCTATTTTAATTTCCGGTTTAGTGGGGAAAATTTTTGGGGTGCCGGCTCTTTCTTTTGGTTCAGAAATTTTAGCTCGTACTCAACCTAATTTAGCGGATTTAGGAGTAGCACTGGCAGCCGGCGGAGTTTGCGGCTTTGCGAAAATTCGTCCCCAAATTAGCGATGCTGTGGCAGGAACGGCTATTGCTGTTGCTTTAATGCCTCCTTTATGTGTGGTGGGAATTAGTCTTTCTCAAGCAGATTTAGGAGCGGCTGGAGGGGCTTTTTTATTATATTTAACGAATTTTTTAGGAATTACTTTAGCTTGTATGCTCGTGTATATTTGGGGCGGATACTCCTTTAATTTTAGAAAAACGAGTGTGGCTTTATTATGGTTAATTTCTTTAACAGTCGTATTAATATTTCCCTTATTTTTTAGTTTTGTTAATCTGATTCAACAAAAAAGATTGGAAGGAATTCTTAAAGAACTTCTTCGCTCAGAAACCATTACTTTTGGACAGCAAGCCCAATTGAGTAAGCTCAATGTCCAATGGAGTTTACCTTGGAGTAAAAAGCCTTCTCAACTGACTTTATTTGTTTTAAGAATTTCTGATCAACCGGCTTTGACTGTCAACCAAATCAGAAAAGTAGAAAAATTTCTAGCTGAAAAATTACATCAAAGCTTTAAAATTACTGTTTTTGTGATTCCCTACCAAAAAATTTCTGATGATCCAACTCAATCTGAGTTGTCAGGAGTTGAACAACTTAATCGGATAGAACCATCAGAGGAAAAGACCCTAAATAATGGTGCGGAACTCGTTCCGCACCCCAGGCAATAAGCGGGATCTTTGTTGACATTTTCTGAGGCGTGAATATCTAGTATTCATCAAGAGTTTTAATCGTTATTGCTTATAATACAAGGATTATTAATTTGCCACTATTAATAAATTTTATTAATAATTATTCAAAAGTGCTATCAGATTTGAAGCAGCAACTCCCAAACCCTTATGATTTCAAGCCTAGTGGAGTTTTTACCCTGAATTGGTTAGCCGCTACACTAGACAGAACAACAAGCTAAGGATAACTTAAGAATAATTTCACTATCTTATATAGTTGGATAAATGAGAATCCTTGTTACGGGCGGTGCTGGTTTTATCGGTTCCCATCTAATTGATCGGTTGATGGAAGAAGGACATGAAGTCCTCTGCTTAGATAACTTTTATACAGGCCATAAGCGGAATATCCTCAAATGGCTGGATCATCCCTATTTTGAATTGGTGCGGCATGATATCACTGAACCGATTCGCTTAGAAGTGGAGCAAGTTTATCATCTAGCTTGTCCGGCTTCTCCAGTGCATTATCAGTCTAATCCAGTCAAAACCATTAAAACCAATGTAATTGGAACTTTATATATGTTAGGGTTGGCCAAACGGGTTAACGCCAGATTCTTATTAGCTTCTACTTCTGAAGTATATGGCGATCCAGATGTGCATCCCCAAACCGAAGAATATCGAGGTAATGTCAATTGTATCGGGCCGCGTGCTTGTTACGACGAAGGAAAGCGAGTGGCTGAAACCCTAGCCTTTGAATATTATCGAGAACATAAACTAGATATACGGGTAGCCCGAATTTTTAACACTTACGGGCCTCGTATGCAAGAAAATGATGGACGTGTCGTCAGTAATTTTATCGTCCAAGCACTTAAAGGAGAACCCTTAACTGTTTATGGGGATGGCTCTCAAACCCGCAGTTTCTGCTATGTTTCTGATTTAGTAGATGGGTTAATACGATTGATGAATGGTCCGTATGTCGGACCAGTAAATTTAGGGAATCCCGGTGAATATACTATTCTCGAATTAGCTCAAATGATCCAAAATAGAATTAATCCGGATAGCGAGCTAGTTTATAAACCACTACCGGAAGATGATCCTAAACAACGACAACCTGATATTACCCGGGCTAAAAATTGGTTGGGTTGGGAACCTAAAGTTCCTCTAGCAGAAGGACTACAATTAACCATTGAAGATTTTCAACAACGTTTAGGGAAATAAGTTTGGCGATTTTCCTCATGGTTTCACGTGAGGCTAAACTATCAACAATGACCGTTTAAATAGAGAAGAGGTAAAATTCATGCGAGTTTGTGTTATTGGTACAGGATATGTTGGGTTAGTGACAGGAGTTTGTTTAGCCCATATTGGTCATCATGTTATTTGTGTAGACAATAATGTCGAAAAGGTTAAATTAATGAAATCCGGTC is from Gloeothece verrucosa PCC 7822 and encodes:
- a CDS encoding TIGR00341 family protein, yielding MSAEINSKPQKKATKTLEQLYQELFADAELNTNFLVLAVSACIIATLGLLMNSTGVIIGAMIVAPLMMPLRGLALGALEADIKLLARSLMTLGIATLVSILISGLVGKIFGVPALSFGSEILARTQPNLADLGVALAAGGVCGFAKIRPQISDAVAGTAIAVALMPPLCVVGISLSQADLGAAGGAFLLYLTNFLGITLACMLVYIWGGYSFNFRKTSVALLWLISLTVVLIFPLFFSFVNLIQQKRLEGILKELLRSETITFGQQAQLSKLNVQWSLPWSKKPSQLTLFVLRISDQPALTVNQIRKVEKFLAEKLHQSFKITVFVIPYQKISDDPTQSELSGVEQLNRIEPSEEKTLNNGAELVPHPRQ
- a CDS encoding UDP-glucuronic acid decarboxylase family protein; the encoded protein is MRILVTGGAGFIGSHLIDRLMEEGHEVLCLDNFYTGHKRNILKWLDHPYFELVRHDITEPIRLEVEQVYHLACPASPVHYQSNPVKTIKTNVIGTLYMLGLAKRVNARFLLASTSEVYGDPDVHPQTEEYRGNVNCIGPRACYDEGKRVAETLAFEYYREHKLDIRVARIFNTYGPRMQENDGRVVSNFIVQALKGEPLTVYGDGSQTRSFCYVSDLVDGLIRLMNGPYVGPVNLGNPGEYTILELAQMIQNRINPDSELVYKPLPEDDPKQRQPDITRAKNWLGWEPKVPLAEGLQLTIEDFQQRLGK